A window of Rosa rugosa chromosome 7, drRosRugo1.1, whole genome shotgun sequence genomic DNA:
ctttcatcttttttcatctcttgattcacttggtgaagatccttagaggtcatatccttttgtggctttacttgttacatcacggaggagattacaagcacaagaaggagttcttaattcaaggtgcttcaaggtggaggaaacacacacaaggagagatcaaggagaggaactttggtacgtggttcacttggatcggattaaaatcacgctccaagggtgagtagaacataaactacttctttgttcttccttactatgcatgctatgtttatacaCATATcataataagccaagatcatgggttaaaggaatggattttatgtttagttagtaatttaattgttaaactaattccgcactaattaaaaagttttgaaatccatccattcctacAGTCTGATCAATATGTTTGACAGAAAGGAGTGAGATTTCCCTCGATGAATATATACTCTTCACAAACTCTGTCTCCTCAAACCCCAgatagaaaggaaaaaaaaacactttaCTCGATTCCTCGAACACTTTGAAGAGAGAAGGCAGAAATATTTGACATCAATATCTCAGTAGGGAATAGTAAATGGTGAACATGATGATGCACACCATTTATGAACTGAAGTTTGTATTATTAAGAACCTCATGTTCTTTATAATTTTGCAATTATTAATGGCTACAAGATAGTCTTGAACATTCCTCCGGAGATTTTTTTTATCCTTGCGCAAATAAGCTCATTTTTTTCATGAAGGATTAGTTGAAGCCTTTTTGCAAAGAAAAGTCTAGGCAAACCTAGATATGTTTTTTTCCCAAAAAATTAACGGATAAATTATTCATCCTATGTAAAAAGGTTAGGTTTCCCAAAAAAAGATATGCCAACTGCATTCAACTTTGATATATTAAACTTGAATTTCTTCATTCGGTTGGTACGTGCATCATTGATGCCGAGTTTGATGGCCAAGACATTGAATTGGTTGTGTCAATTTTTCATGATGCTCTCTTGGTGCTATTTAATAATGCTGATAGATTGAGCCTTTAAAAAAAAGACTCAGTTGGGCATTGCTGATGATGTCTTGGTTAGATTGGTTAATTCTGTGTCATGCAGCAAGTACAAAATACTCGATATGGAGCCAAGTACAGGGACTGGAGAACGCAATGTTGTGTTCAACTGTAAGTTCAGAACACAAAAGAAAAGACTTGAGCTCCCTTTTCACAAGCTGATCGATAAGAAGAAGGTGATTGAAAAAGTTGACAGGGAGAGGATCAATATGATAGACATTGCACTTGTGCGTGTTGCAAAGAACCAAAAAATTATCGATCATAAGGATCTGATTAGGGACTGTGTTGAGCAAGTACAGAATTTCAAGCCCGATATCACAGTGATTGAGAGACAGATTAGTAGTCTGGTTTGTCGTGACTACCTAGAGAAACAGAAGCCTAAGGGAGCACCTGAAGCGCTTTACATTTATCTCCCCTGAGGGTGCTTAAAGAACTTTTTTCCCTGTTAACGAGGAAGAGAAATTGCGAaaatagaacaaaagaaaaggaaaaggaaaccgttttttttttcttgttctttgacTTACAAAGAGGCTCAAACCAAATatttcttgataaaaaaaaaataacaaagaaCTTTGATATAGTAAACTAGACttggaatataaaaaaatatctgaaaaaaaaaaaaaaaaaactaactaatAAAAGTAGCATATCTGATCCTATATTGACATCCAACTTTTATACATGAAGACCAGCTGCTACATAGGTTACCATCTTGCATCATCATCCCAAATTGAGTCCAACAGCTTCACTTAAACCTCACAGCTGCAAAATCACAAACTGTACAAGCCTTTATCTCCAAATCATAGAACCCATAGACCATAGTTAAAACACAAGATTATCCTAATAGAAATTCTCTTAATTAAAGAAATTAATGATGGGATCATCTACCAAAATAAGAAGAAGTTGTTGGCGATGTTTACAGTGGTGCTAGAGCGGTCCACGCACCACGGGAGGTGCATGTGATGGCGTTTGTCATAGATGGAGGTTGGGACCGTACCATAGGGCTTAGGTAGATCTTGCACCACCAAAACCTGTCAAGAATTCTCAACACAGACTAGCTTGGTTTAACTAGCATCAGTTTtggtttcgattatattttttacaaagattgaaatttttatccAAATCTAGCACAAATCGATAAGAGAGCAGGACATTACTACTGCAGCCTTTCTAGATCTAAGAATTAGATCTTCAGTCGTTTTCACAGCGTAGAACCCGATTTTTtcacttaaaataaaaaatcggcATTGAATTGGCGAGTTTGGTTTGGTCAAGTTCCTGTTTAgctggttttttatttttcggtGCATAAAAGTTCACCGCCAGCTAATGCCTACCTACAAATTGGCTACAAAATTGTTTGACACATTACTTTTTAGTTACGAATTAGTGTCACTTGATTATGATGTTGTGTAGTTAGCAAATTCATTGGTTTTTCATCTAAATCTAGTATAAATCGATAGGAGAGCATGACATTGCTACTACAGTCTTTCTAGATCTATGAAATAGATCTTCAATCGTTTTCACAATGTAAAGACCAAATACATAAAACCATATTTTGTGCCCAAATCAACATCTTAAAATGGTAATAGAGGAGATACATGAAAAGAATAACAAAGGAATTAATCAAGCATAACCAAGAACCAAATGATGAAGAGAGAATGATCTTTAGCGtgattgttgtgtttggttgcTTTGCGACTAGAGAGAGGAAGGAATGaaagaaaaaggattaaattcaatTTAGTTCCTcaaactttagggctaaaatcagtttagtccctgatttttttttcatcacgATGGTCCCTACACTTCTAAAATGCATCACCCTTGTCCCAAActttgaatttggctcgaaacatgacgtcatgtgctgagttCTCGGAGCCCACTTTTCAGCCTTTGACCCTGCAAGAAGGGTAAATTACCAAAATAACCTTTTAGGctaaattcattaaaaaaaaattgagagctTTCTCTCATACAGAAGCCCCTTCTCCTTGATCACTTCATCCTCACCGGCCGattcctcttcatcttctctttCCAGCACCACTTCAATCGTAGTGGGTATTGCTTCCCATCAATTTCCAATCACCCACATCAAAATCAAAGGCTCTTTCTTCAAACCCAGATCAAGCGAGACAATCGTCGGCATGTCGAGCTTCCGGGTCAGGTTGTGTGGAGCTCGAGTCCCCCTCTCAACGATCCTAACTCCCCCATCATTGGATTCCTCTTCACCGATGCTGAGTCCGTCCTCGCCCCTcttcctcgccattgactccaACCATGCCAAGGTTGTCAAGCCCATAATCGAATGCGCCTCGGACTCTTTTCCGGGGAGATCGACTCCGCCGGCCCCAAGTTCATAATATCCAAGCTCATCGACTCCGTCTGCAAGTACGGCGGCCTCGGCGAGGAGCCAATTGAGCTCACCGTTGTTAGATCACCGTTGGTGGCTATCAGAGGGGACTGATTGGTGAGTATTGTTAGGACTTGTTATAATGTGTACCTTGGTGGATTGAATGGGACCAATCAAATTTGTGCCAAGTCTGTTTTGGCTTAGATTTTGGTCATTGTCTTCACCAAAGTGGAGGCCGATGCTATGTATATCACCATTTCCAGGGTTTTTGTCAACGAATTGTTGGAATTCACTGATAAGAAATTGAATGAAGAGGGCTCCATTTTGTTCTGCCAGAATTTCATCAATGAGGTATGGaagcagtgttccttgagaTACATTGATCGCAAGAGGATGGCGGTGGTCTGAAGGAGATACGAAAGAGGATCGCGGTGGGCTTGGATTGTGATGTTGGGTTTGGAATTAAGAGTGGATTTAGGGTTTGGAATTGAgaaatgtccattttacccTTCTTAAGGGGTCTATCGCTGAAAAGTGGGCCTCCATGTTGGCTCCAACTTAGCACATGACGTCATATTttgagccaaattcaaattttggacgaggaTGATGCAATTTAGAAGCGCAGAgaccatcgtgattaaaaaaaagaaaatcagggaccaaactgagtTTAGCCGTAAAGTTCGAGAGACTAAACTAAATTTAATCCAAGAAAGAAATACGGGGTGGGATGGATAAGTGGATAACagctagagaaaaaaaaattgaatgattGATATAAGGTAACGAGAAAGTAATGAAGTGTGCGCAAGCCTAAGATTAAGTATTTACAATAAATAGAAACATGACAGCTCAATTAAATAAGTAATTATAACTTATTCAAACCCGGTTCAGTTCAGTTGAACACGGCTTTTTCacttacaaaataaaaaatcggcACCAAATTGGCCAGTATGGTTTGGTCGGGTTCTTGTTTCTCTAAGTGGTGCGGTACAGTTTTGGCTGGTTTTTAGTTTTTCGATGCATAAAAGTTCACCGCTAACTAATGCCTACCTAGAAATTGGCTACAAAATTGTTTGACAAATTACTTTTTAGTTACAAATTAGTGTCACTTAGTTACGATTTTGTGTAATTAGTAAATTTATtgggttttctttttttataattatCAAGTTTCATCTTTTGACTTAATCAGGTGCACAAATTTCGAGATGCATATCTACGATTTGGCTACAATGTATTGCACAATGCTGTATTTTAGTTATGTTTTAGTGCTATTTAGCTACGATTTAATTAGTAGCATTTGGCTAGTGTATGTATTCTAATCTAATTTTAGTTACATAATCTATACACTATATTatcagtattattattattatttttttataacaattagactcatatatatattttttatatataaccggacttaataatatatatatttttttatttaagaaaattaaaatatctataaaatatctACTTCTAATTGTACACATGGACAGTGGGGCCTCAATGATGACGTGGAGTAAAGAGGGCCTCCTCCAGTCCTCCAATGCCGGTATTTACATGCTTTGGTAGCTCCAATATCAACCTCATTTGGCAAATCCCTTCTCCCTCTCTCTGAGCCACTGCGAGCACAGAGTGAGTGAGAGAAGAGAACCATGGAAATGGCAACCagctcctccttctccttctctatcccaaaccctaaccctagaacCTCTTCTCTTCCACTCTCCAACCAACTCTTCGGTTTCAGCTTACCTTCTTCTTCCACCGCCAAAACCACCACGCTCAAACTCCGCTCCCGAAACCCTACCTCCTTCGCTCCAACACCTATCAAATGCTCCGTTTCAGAAGCCACCGAAGCCGCCGCCCCCGtcggtactctctctctctctcttctcttctcttcttatttcatttcattttctgttcACTATGATTGATATTTAGAGCAAAATGATTTCAATTCCTTGTTCGATGCTAGTGAGGTTGGTCTAATTCGCGTGTTGTTGTcttagagaagaagaaattgatgagGAGAAGTGACATAAGGAACATAGCCATTGTAGCCCATGTTGATCATGGAAAGACAACTCTGGTTGATTCCATGTTGAGGCAAGCAAAGGTAGAATACAATCTCATGGATAGTTCATTCCTGTAATGTAATGTAATGTAATGATGATGTAGGCTAGTCATATATAGATTCCTAATGGACTTTTCGGCAGGTGTTTCGCGATAACCAAGTTGTCCAAGAAAGGATAATGGACTCCAATGATATAGAGCGTGAAAGGGGGATTACAATTTTGAGTAAAAACACATCTATTACGTATAAAGACTCGAAAATTAATATCATTGATACTCCTGGCCATTCTGACTTTGGAGGGGAGGTCGAGCGCATCCTCAATATGGTGGAAGGGATTCTTTTAGTGGTACCCTTCTGCACCTTGTTTCGCTTTGCTTGTAATCCTTTTGTATATTGTGCTTGTCATGTCGTGATTTTTCGCTCTTTCTCATTTTCGTAGGTAGATTCTGTTGAGGGCCCGATGCCACAGACAAGATTTGTTTTGAAGAAGGCTCTGGAATTCGGACATGCTGTCGTTGTTGTTGTCAATAAAATTGATAGGCCTTCCGCCCGTCCGGATTTTGTGATCAATTCCACTTTTGAACTCTTTATTGAACTAAATGCTACTGATGAACAGGTAACTAGATATTTTCAGGAGTGCCGAACTTACAGTTTGCAACAGAATTTATTTTGGTCCTTTTGATTAATAGTTGTATGTCAAACATAGCCTTGTATTTTGGCACCTTCTCATTCGTTTGAATCAATATATCTGGGGGATTGACAATAATAGTAGGAACCAGTTTGTGGCTAGTGGTTACTATAATTGCGAGGAGTTTCCTTTTCAAAAACCTAACTGATATCTTGCTTTGATTGGAAAAGCTGAAAAGTGATCTAATCCTTGAATGGCCTCTGTATAACTAATTATCTTTCGTCTTTGAAGCTCTTCTGTTTCATTGTTGCTTCCAAGttatataaatatgaaaaattaaTCTCTTTGCAATTTTCATTTTACATGCAGTGTGATTTTCAAGCAATATATGCTAGTGGGATTAAAGGAAAGGCAGGCTTATCGGCTGATAATCTGTCAGATGATCTTGGGCCCCTTTTTGAGGCCATAATGAGATGCATCCCTGGACCAGCCATTGAAGATGGTGCACTGCAAATGCTTGTGAGTTGGTTGTTCTTTATGtcatctttctttctctttgtgTTTTATAAAGTACTACCACTCCTCTTGACCTGTCCAATCTGGATGAGACAGTGCTTTCAAATATTTAATGaactatgaaacaaaatttcatGCAAGAAAGGTTCATCGTTGTAATGAGACCACATGTTTTGCATATTTAAGACCTTTATGTAGTACACTGTTTTTGCATGTGGAGAAAAGTTAAAGGAGGCTCAGACTCTTTAATTAAAATTGATGAGTGGAAGATGAAGAACAGGACTTTTTGCATTCTCTGGTTTTGTATTAATCCTTCTTTCATATCATTAAAACAAGtggttcccccccccccccccccccccccccttcttgGTGCTTCTGAAGGAAAAGCATAAATATTGGCCCTATATGATGGGAAAATTATCGCACTATGCCTAGAAAGTTTTCTGGTGATTTGCCATAACGAtaattatagtttttcacacCAGAGGCAATGTGTGTTCCTGCCTACAAATTCTTGACTATGAGTATTACATACGAGGTTTCTGATGTGCTTTGCCTCAAGAGCAGTCCTTTTAGTAATAACTATACATTTTAAGTAAAGAGAACAAGAATCGAATATTCGAGGATTATAGATTTGGGGGTGGAGGAATTGTGGAACCTGtctattattctttttttttttttttttgttcttctgtttCATGGTGTTTTAGGGGTGCAAGTCTGTCTTCCCATTTTGCGGAATTGGAAGGCGGCCATTACTTAGCCTTCTTCTGAGTTTGTCTGCTTGTATTCTTTTGATTCCTGTACAGTTTACTTCTTGTGTGGACTGCTGGTTcactcttgtttttttttttttcattttgtttcaaTAAAGTATCTTtcttctcataaaaaaaaaaaaaaaagggccacGTAAATAAATTTATGGTCCATATTGAGGGATGCAGGTCGAGGGTAAAAAAATCTGCACCATAAAGTCTTATCTTGTCACATGATATTGTAGAGCTTTAAATTGTCATTATGGAACTTGGCTCtgctttttttaatttttaatttttattactTCTCTGTTTAGTATTATTAAACATAAGCATGGTATAGTTTATGCTGTATTCAACTGTTAATCGTAATATTGTAGGCTACAAATATCGAGTACGATGAGCATAAAGGTCGGATAGCTATTGGACGCTTGCATGCTGGGGAACTTCGGAAAGGAATGGATGTGAAGGTGAGTTTAGCCATATCTGGTAGATGTGGTTACTTGCATATTTACCCATTGCCACTGATACTTTTTATGTGTTTGATAGGAAGTCTTAAAGTTGTACATCCTTTTCTCATGgtaatgaaataaaaaaaatttctaaaaagAATAAAAGCCTAAAAGGAGTTAGATTCCTTCTTTTTTCTCATTTCCAAGTTGAAGTTTCCTTAAAATACTAATGTAATGCAATTTAAGGATCTAAACTATTATCTCTAATTATTGATACAAAATTTGATCTTAGTGTATTATCCATACATGTCTTTTCTTTTGTCGTATAATTAAAGTCAGGTTAATGCATTATTGCATTCtcatcaatcaaattcatgagATACTGTACAGGAAAAGAAATTGACTTTCTAATTTCTGCTTCTGTGTTGATCTTTTTAGGTATGTACCTCAGAAGATTCCTGTCGGTTTGCAAAAGTTAGTGAGCTTTTTGTGTATGAGAAGTTCAATAGGGTTTCAGTAGACAGTGTAAAGGCTGGTGATATATGTGCTGTTTGTGGAATTAATGATATTCAGGTGATGACTTATTGGTTTTGCATAGCTCAATTGTTATGTCATAATATTTTGTAAAATTTGAGAGATATTTCCAGGctgattttaattttgattgtaCTTGCTCAGATTGGTGAGACAATTGCTGATAAGACAGATGGGAAGCCATTACCTGCCATTAGGGTGGAGGAACCAACAGTGAAAATGGCTTTCGCTATAAACACTTCACCATTTGTTGGGCGCGAGGTATGCCTATAGAATGGATATCTGCAGATATTAAATGTCTTCTCCTAAAACTATGCCTAATTCTTTAAGCTCCCTCTTCGATACTCTGAGAAACCAATAGGTGAAAGTGCACATGAAGTTAGAAGCACCAAAGTACATTTTCATCATCCATATAATGTATTCACATTTAATCACGAAATCAGGAGCAACAATATCCCTTTTTTTTCCCCATATATGGTTGAGGTGTGAACTTCAGCACCTGATCAGCCATGTTCATTtacacattatatatatatatatttgtctaTCCAACAGTTTCTCTCATATGTTAATGAATTGAGTGATTAACTGAATCCAAATGTTTTATCAATCTCATAATCTCTTCTCAAGCATCATGGCTCTGATgtatgttttttcatttttattctaTAGAAGTTACTGGCTCTTGTACATCTGCGACTCAGCGTGTCTATAATCTTGTTGAGGTTATAAAAATTCCACGTTAGTTATTCCTTGCATAGTATGATCTCCTAGGCCTATCCGGCTGTCTGCTCTTaattttttggttttggatttgataTCCTAATTTCAACCTGTGTATGCTCTCACTCAGACAAACACACACAGAGAGATATATGGATGTGtaaatataattatatatatataaggttcTCTTGCTACATTATCTGGCTGTCAATCTGTCACCACAAACTTAAACAAGAGTCTACCTAATTAGTGTTCTAGATTGACAGTCTTGCAGCATAGCATGTTAGAGTTAGACAATCGACCAACATGACATGGCACTACATTCGTGCTTTGATTTCTTTTTAATGTCTTGTGTGGTGATCAATATTAGCTGCATATATATGACCTGTACCTCGTCTCGTGCGGTATTAAATGATTGAAAGTTTATTCTTCTCATTTTCAGGGAAAGTATGTCACCAGTAGAAACTTGCGAGATCGGCTTTCTCGTGAGCTTGAGCGTAACTTGGCAATGAAAGTTGAAGATGGTGAAACAGCAGATACCTTCATTGTTAGTGGACGAGGCACTTTGCATATTACCATATTGATTGAGAACATGTGAGTAGTTATTTTTGTTgcattttcataaatcatttttcttCTGCATAACCAAGAGGGGTTAATGGAATGGTCTGGGTCATATGGTCTGGAGCATGAACCCCATCAAGCTTCCTTCTTCGCTATTTGCTAGTGTTTCCTACCTCCTAAAGATTATGGGTTCAGCAGGGCCTGAGTCCGCaaggccatatatatatatatataggtttagGGGTTCTTCTACAGACACATTTTAATTGGTTTTTCAATTCAGGCGAAGAGAAGGATTTGAATTTATGGTCGGACCTCCCAAAGTTATTAACAAAAGGGTGAATGACAAGTTGCTGGAACCTTATGAGGTGATTTCTCTTGAATTTTGTTTCTATTCATTTCTGATGCTTAGGGAAAGGGTGAAGGAATAGACACTACGGTTCagaccccccaaaaaaaaaaaaaagcggtGATTTCTCTTGAATTTTGTTTCTATTCATTTCTGATGCTTAGGGAAAGGGTGAAGGAATAGACACTACGGTTCagaaccccaaaaaaaaaaaaaaaaaaaaagggagagagagagagagagtagacaTTACAGTTATAGACAATATATCGGGTTCAGTTTAAAAAACTGGAATGAAATAAGTACATAACAATATTAAGCATAGGCCTACAGACCTGTCCGAGCATATGTCCACAGTCTCTGTTCAGTCTGGATAGAAGTAAAGGTTTAAagataaaaaattaataaatgcAGTCATCAATTCTTTTGAATTATGTTGTTATGTATTTTTATATGTTATGACTTACTACCACGGTTTTTACAATATAGTAAGGATACCACTCATACCAGCAAGTATTTATGTTCTTCTTCTGGAGAAAAATATTCTTATAAGTTACCGATCATGCTACCACTCATCTGATATAAGTTATTTCTATGATGTGTGTTGCTTGCAGATTGCCACTGTAGAGGTGCCAGAAGAGCACATGGGTCCAGTCGTTGAACTTCTTGGCAAAAGGCGGGGGCAAATGATTGATATGCAGGGGCTTGGGTGTGTACTTCTTTGTTGTTATTCTTTAACTAATCTActtttgaataaatttcaaGATAAATGCACAAATAGAATTAAAGGTACTGAACTCGTGCATGATAATTATTCAGAGCATAATTGTCTTCATGGATCTAGCAATAAACCTGCAAAATGTTAGGGTGTAACATAATGTATAGTAGTACCTAAAAT
This region includes:
- the LOC133723083 gene encoding cullin-1-like; the protein is MEPSTGTGERNVVFNCKFRTQKKRLELPFHKLIDKKKVIEKVDRERINMIDIALVRVAKNQKIIDHKDLIRDCVEQVQNFKPDITVIERQISSLVCRDYLEKQKPKGAPEALYIYLP
- the LOC133721467 gene encoding putative elongation factor TypA-like SVR3, chloroplastic, encoding MEMATSSSFSFSIPNPNPRTSSLPLSNQLFGFSLPSSSTAKTTTLKLRSRNPTSFAPTPIKCSVSEATEAAAPVEKKKLMRRSDIRNIAIVAHVDHGKTTLVDSMLRQAKVFRDNQVVQERIMDSNDIERERGITILSKNTSITYKDSKINIIDTPGHSDFGGEVERILNMVEGILLVVDSVEGPMPQTRFVLKKALEFGHAVVVVVNKIDRPSARPDFVINSTFELFIELNATDEQCDFQAIYASGIKGKAGLSADNLSDDLGPLFEAIMRCIPGPAIEDGALQMLATNIEYDEHKGRIAIGRLHAGELRKGMDVKVCTSEDSCRFAKVSELFVYEKFNRVSVDSVKAGDICAVCGINDIQIGETIADKTDGKPLPAIRVEEPTVKMAFAINTSPFVGREGKYVTSRNLRDRLSRELERNLAMKVEDGETADTFIVSGRGTLHITILIENMRREGFEFMVGPPKVINKRVNDKLLEPYEIATVEVPEEHMGPVVELLGKRRGQMIDMQGLGSEGTNLIKYKIPTRGLLGLRNAILTASRGTAILNTIFDSYGPWAGDMSTRDLGSLVAFEGGTSTSYALSSSQDRGQLFIGPGVDVYKGQIVGIHQRSGDLSLNVCKKKAATNIRSNKEQSVILDTPLDYSLDDCIEYIQEDELVEVTPSSIRMCKNPKFSKKSSR